The sequence GCCGTAGGAGCCCGCACGTCCCCCTATGGCGCGGCCTGGATTCCGGCCTCGCGACGAAGCTGTGCCGAGAGGTGGTGTTGCAGCGGCTGACCGACCGCCGCGAGGTCGTGGACGAAGTCGAGCGTGTCGTCGTCGGTCAGGGTGTACCGGCGGCGCGTGGCGTTGACCTCCTTGGCGGTGGGAGCGAGAGCCAGCTGATGAGTGGTGAGGTCGGCCGTCCCGTCGGTCGCACTGCCCACCAGGATTTCCGCGATGCCGGTTGGCTGCGTGATCAAGGCCTCCACGCGCCCCTCGGGCTGCATCCGCCACCAGCCGCTCTCCCGCGCCGACGGACGCAGCGGGGTGCCGTCCGCGTCGATCAACCAGGCGCGCGCCTCGTAACGGAGGAAGGGACGCCCGTCGTGGCTGAAGGTGACTTCCTGCGCGTACGTGAACTCCTCGGCGAGCGTCGGGTACTCGCCACGGCCCCGGCCGACCCAGGTTCCCAGGAACCCGGTCAGCGGCGCGAGCAGTGCGTGCGGCGCAGGCGTTGCCTCCGGCCGGAAGGCGTCCGGGTACGGGTGAGTGCGGGCGGGGTCGAACATCATGCGCGCTCCTGGGTCGAGGCCGGTACCGGGTGGCAGCCTAGGGGGCGGCGGCGGACGGTGCGGAGCACCGGGGCACGGCCGGGCGACGGCCTCAGGCCCGTGCCGGCGCGCGTCACCGGGCCGAGACCGTCACCACGACCCGCCCCGAGGCACCCGGCTGCGTCCACACGTGGATCGTGCCCCGCTGTCCCGCCGGCACGGCACGCGGCCAAGCCACCGCCGGGCCCCGAACCGACACCCGCCATCCCACGGCCGTGGGCGGAGTGGACAATTCGCTGACGCCGGGTCTCCCCGGGGGGCCGTAGGCGAGGTGGAAGATGCGTGCCGCAGGGTCATAGCCCTGGTCACGTACCGTGCCTGCGACGGCAGGGGCGTAGGGACGCGCGGTCTGGGCCTTATTGGCTCGGAAGCGGCCGGCCGCGTCGACGGCGCAGTACCCGCTTCCGTAGCACCACTCGTAACCCGCCCAACCGGCGCTGTAGCGGTCGAGGGAGGCGAGGGCGTCTCCGTAGAAGCGCGGCATATGGGGCAGTGAGCTGTCCGGCGGGCCCCACTCGCCGACGACGACCGGTATCCGCTGGGAGCTCGGATAGCGGGTGACGGCGTTCTCATAGGCTTCGATCCAGCGCGCCGAGGGGTCGTAGTCGCCGCCCGACTCCATGGTGGCGTTGTAGAAGTGCGGGGCATAGACGACCTTGGGGTCGTGGATGCGGCCGAGGCCGGTGGGCAGGCCCTCGCCGACGATCGGGGTCGGTTCGACGAACAGCCTGCTGTGGTGGTCGGCCGTGCGGATGGCGGCCG is a genomic window of Streptomyces gilvosporeus containing:
- a CDS encoding FABP family protein gives rise to the protein MFDPARTHPYPDAFRPEATPAPHALLAPLTGFLGTWVGRGRGEYPTLAEEFTYAQEVTFSHDGRPFLRYEARAWLIDADGTPLRPSARESGWWRMQPEGRVEALITQPTGIAEILVGSATDGTADLTTHQLALAPTAKEVNATRRRYTLTDDDTLDFVHDLAAVGQPLQHHLSAQLRREAGIQAAP